The uncultured Desulfatiglans sp. DNA window GCCGCGCCGGAGATCGAGTACATCGTCAACCACGCGGAGTGCCGCGGACTGGTGGTCGAAGCGCCTTTCGTCGAACTGATCGACGGCATCCGGGACCGGTTGAAGATTCCGCAGGGGGCCTTCGTCTATCTGGGTGAGGACCCCGTGCCCGACGGGTACGTCGGTTACGAGGAACTCCTCGCCGGTGCGTCGCCGGAGGAGCCGGGCCGGCGCGTATCCGGGGAGGATGTCTGGAACGTCATGTACACGTCGGGGACGACCGGGCGGCCGAAGGGCGTCGTGCGCACGCATGAGAGCCACATCGCCCATTATCTCCTCAGCAACATCAACATGGGGGTGCGTCCGACCGACAAGGCGATGCTCGTGATGCCCATGTGCCACGTCAACTCGATCCAGTACTCCTTTCCCTACACCCTCGTGACCGCGCCCGTATTCATCTACAACATGGCCAGCTTCGATCCTGAAGATCTCCTGACGACGATCGCCCGATACGGCATCACTTACACCTCCCTCGTTCCCACCCATTACCAGATGATCCTGAGCCTGCCGGAAGAGACACGGAGGGGCAAAGACGTCTCCTCGATCCGGCAGCTGCTCATTTCCTCCGCGCCGGCCTCGAAAGAGCTGAAGCTCGCCATCATGGACTACTTCCGGAACGCGGAGTTATGGGAGGCCTATGGAAGTACGGAAGGCGGGCTGGGGACCCTGCTTCGGCCGGAGGACCAGTTCCGGAAACTCGGTTCGATCGGCAAAGAGATCTTCGGGAGCGACCGCATCAGATTGCTCGACGAGAACCGGAACGAGGTCCCGGAGGGGGAGGTCGGCGAGCTGTTCTACCGGGTGCCCTGCGTCTTCAAGGAATACCTGAAGGATCCGGAGAAGACCAGGGAGGTCTTCGAGGGAGACTGGTTTTCCGCAGGGGACATGGCGCGGCGGGATGAGGACGGCTATTACACCCTGGTGGACCGGAAGGCGAACATGATCATCACGGGGGGTGAAAACGTCTATCCATCCGAGGTGGAGACCGTCCTCAAAGGGCATCCCGCGGTGCGGGAGGTCGCCGTGGTCGGGGTGCCCGACGAGAAGTGGGGCGAAGCCATCAGGGCGGTCGTCGTGCTGCGGGAAGGCCATTGGCCGAGCCCGGCCCTGGCGCAGGAATTGATGGATTTCACCCGGGGGCGGATCGCTGGCTACAAGCGGCCCAAGAGCGTCGACTTCATCGGGGAGGAGGAGATGCCCCGGACCGCGACGGGAAAGATCCTCCATCGGATGCTGAAGAAGCGCTATCGAGGTTTGTGAATGGCTGCGGAAACGGACAAGGGTTTCGGATCGCTCGAAAAGGCCATTCGAATCCTGTGCCTCTTCGATGCGGAGACCCGCGAACGCTCTGCACAGGAGATCTCGAACAGCCTGAACATCCCGTTGAGCACCACCTACAATTACCTGAAGGTCTTCCTCCGCAACGACATCCTCAGCAAAGACGAAAACAGCGGCAAATTCCGCCTCGGGTGGAAGGTATTCAAGCTCGGGGTCCTGGCAGCGGCGAACGTTTCTTTGCTGGAGATCGCCGCGCCCTATCTCCTCTCGATCGCCCGGCGGACGCAGGAAACCGTCGTCCTGGCCTTGATCGACGGCCTCGATCTGCTCTGTGTGGATACGATCGAAAGTATACGGCCGGTCAAGCTGACGATGAAAAGGGGCGCCAGGCTCCCCATGCATGCCGGAGCCCCGGGAAAGGTACTGCTGGCCTACAACGAGCGGAGTTTCCTCGACGAGGTGATCCAGTCGAGAGGACTCCCGAAGGTGAACCGGAACACCATCACGGATGCAAAGGCACTCGGGCGCGAACTCGAGGTCATCCGGGAACAGGGGTACAGCCAGAGCGATTCGGAGGTCGATTCGGGGGCCGCGGCCCTGGCGGTTCCCATTCTGGACTACACCGGGCGGGCCGTTGCTTCCGTCTCGTTGATCGGATCTCTTGAGGCCATCCTGGGAAGGCATCGGGCGGGGCTGGTCGAGATTCTGAAAGAGGCCTCGGAGGGGATTTCGGAAAAGCTGGGATGGGTCCGTCCGGCGAGTCTCATCAAGCAGGGGCCGGAGTCCATCGGGAAATGAGGATGGGTCCCTGCCCGTCTCTCGATGGGAGAGCAGGCGAATCGGCATAAACCGCGGACCGGCAAGGGTGAGGGCTGCCGGCCGCGGTTTTTTTGGGGGTTGAGCTAAGGCGGTTCGATTCTGCAGTGGTGCTACTTTTCCTTTTCCTGTTCGAGGACCCTTCCCGGGAAGCGGATCAACTCCTTGATCCTGGCAGAACGGATCTTTTGTTCGTGGGCGTCTTTCTTCTCGAAGGCCTGCGCCATCTTGAGCATCAATTCTTCCAGTTTCACCGGCTTCAGCAGGTAGTCGAAGGCACCGAGCTTCATCCCCTCGATGCTCGTTTCGACCGACCCGTGCCCGGTGAGAAGGATGACCTCGGCCAGGGGCTGGATCTTCCTCATCTCTCTCAAAGCCTGGATGCCATCCATGCCGCCCGGCATCTTGATGTCGAGAATCACGACGTCAAAGAGCTTCTTTTTCATGACCTCGAGCGCTTCCTCGCCGCTCTGGACACCGGTCGTATCGATCTGGCGCTTGTTCAGGCGGTTGACCAGGGTCTCCAGAAAATCCGTTTCGTCATCTACTACCAGCACTCTGAAACTGTCCATAATGACCTCCTTGGGCTGAAGCAATGTCGTGGCAAAAACTGTGTAATGGATGAAACCCCGGCGACCCCGTCAGGCTGCATCCGTGCGCGGCCCGGGCATCGGTCCCCGGCCGCGGGAGGATGTCGGCACCCTTGGTTGGAAACGTCCCGGCTCGAGATGCTCCTTCCCGGATCGGAGTCCTGGTCGTCCTACGTTATCCTTCCCGCAAATCCTGATTATGCTGCTTCATCCTTTTCCTGTGGACACCAGTGTACTTTCCATCCGGAAATGGTCTTTTTGGCCAATCTCGGCGTCAATCTGCACGTTTGCTTGTGCGGCGACCTGCAGGTCGCCTCCGCGCAAACGCTTGATTTCCTTGATATTGGCCAAAAATCCTCATTTCCGGATTGGAAACCGAGTTCTACCGCAAAAACATTTCCGGATGGAGACTAGATATTGGCCAAACCGAGACCCGCCGCGAAGCGGTGGGACTGAGCATGCGCAGCGTGTAAAGAAAAACTCTCCTTTCCGGATTGGAAACGGAGTTCTACCCCAAAATCATTTCCGCATGGATACCAGTGTAGCTTTGCGGGAGGAAAACGGAAGCAAAATGTGTTGCGGCCTCCCGTCAGGCTCCCCTCCGTCCGGTTTTTTATTTCTTTTCGGGCAGAACCACCGGCAGACGGACGGTGAAGACGCTGCCTTTCCCGACGGTGCTCTGCAGTTTGATGGTGCCGCCGAGTTTTTCGACGATCCCGTAGCTGACCCAGAGCCCGAGTCCCGTACCCTTTCCGGTGTCTTTCGTCGTGAAGAAGGGGTCGAAGACCCGTTTCTGGATTTCCTCCGGCATACCCGGTCCGTTGTCGGCCACTTTGACGTGGATTTCGGAGCCGAGCTGCCGGCTTTTGACCTCGATGCGCCCTTCCTTGCCGATGGCGTCGATCGCATTCGAGATGAGGTTCAGGAAGACCTGCTGCAGCTGAGACTGATCGCTGGCGACGATCGGCAGATTGGGGGAAAAATCGGCTGCAATCTCTATATTGTTGATCCGCGCGTAATTTTCCAGCAGGGCGATCGTTTGCCGCAGGGTCTCGTTCACGTCCACGTCTTCGAGCCGCGGCTCCATCCGCCGCGCATACCCCAGCATGTTGTGGACGACCTTGCGGGCCCGCTCGACGTGCTCCTCGATCTTCCGGATGGAGTTCTTGAATTCCTCCGCATTGGCGCTGTCCCTGAAGGATTCCTCCTCCAGCAGGTCTTCCATCCACCCGGTCTTCTGCAGGATGACGGCCAGGGGGTTGTTGATCTCGTGGGCCACCCCGGCGGCCATCTTGCCGAGCGCCGCCAGTTTGTCCGATTGCACCAGCTGCGCGTTCAGCTCGTTCATCCGTTTGTCGGCGTCCTTCAGCCGCTTGATGCTCATTTTGGTGGTGAAGATGGTGGTGAGGACGATGGCGAGCACGCCGCACAGGATGATCAGGACCTCGACGTTGCGGGCGGCGAAGAGCCCTCCCATCTCCTCCGCGACCTCCTGAGTGATGACCAGGAGCCACTGATCCTTCTTGAGCCATCGCCCGGCGTATAGGTTTTTCCTTCCGTCCGCGTCGATCTCCTCGAACAGGGTGGTGCCCCCGCCGAACTTGGCCTGATCGATCCCGGACTGGCCGAGGATCTTGCCGTTCAGGCGGGGCTGGGTCTGGTAAAGGCCGTCCCGGTTCAGAATGAACGCGTCCCCGGTCTTTCCGACCTGGGCGGCCCGGACGATGCTGCCGAAGACATCCGGATCGACGGTGGCCCTCAGGATCCAGCTGTTCTGATCCTCCTGACGCCGTACGGCGATGATGAAGTGGGGCAGTTGGCGGTACCCCAGATAGACGTCGCTGATATAGATCCCCTTGCGCATGACCTCGCCGAACCAGGGCTGCTGGTAATAGTTCAGCCCTTCGAGGTTGTAGGGCCCGATATAGGTGCGGTGGGTGCCTGCGTTATCGATGACCCCCAGGTCGACGAAGGCGCCGGCGCGCTGGTTCATGACCTGGAAGATGTTGGCGAGGGCCTTTTGTTCGAGCATCTCCTGGAAGTGATGGGTGTCGGCCATGGCGGCGAGGATCGCCGTCCGCTCCTTCAGGAAGAGATCGACGGCCTCGGCCTGGGCGCTGGCGCGGTAACGGATCTGCTCGGCGATCTTGTCGCGGTAGAGCCGGGCGAACTGATGGTAGATCGTTGCGCCCAGGAGGATCAAGGGTGCGAACGAGACGAAAAGCGTCACGGCGATGATCTTTTTCTGCAGACTTGTGTACAATCGGGTCTTCATCGCGGCTTCCCTGCAAGGCGGACGGTCCGGGGATCCCTTCGCGCCCGCCGTTCTGTTGTCTCACACGTTCACTAACTCAGGACCGGCCAGTCGAGAAACCTCCAATACCCCAGGATGGACCAGAACCAGAGCACGAGCCAGGCGATGATCGTGACGGGCAGCCCGTATTTGACGAAGTCGAACACGCTCAGGAGGCGCTCCCCGGTCTCGGGGTCCTTGCCCATGCCGAAGGCGATGGCGTTGTTGGGGGTGCCCACCACGAGGAAGTTGGCGAAGGAGGACGAAAAGGCGCAGGCCAACCCGAGCTTCCAAACATGGACACCCGCCAGGGCGCTCATGGGCAGCACGATGGGGCCGAGGGCCGCCACCGTCGCGCCGTCCGACATGAAGTTCGTCATGGCGCCGGTCAGGACGCTGACCCCGATGGCGAGCATGTCCCCCTGGGCGAGGGCCTTCGGCAGGTAGTCTACGAAGGTGTTGGCCAGCCAGAGGCCTGCGCCGGTGAACTTGAGGCCGGCCCCCATGGCGGTGGCGGCCGCGTACAGACCCACCACGTCCAGGGCGACGCCCTCCTGGATGTCGTCCCAGGTGATGATGCGTGCGAGGAACAGGGCGATGACGGCATACATCGTGGGGCCGCCCAGGCCGGCGTGTTCCCCGAGGATGATCCACGCTGCGACCAGACAGACGAGGATCACCGCCATGATGGCCTCTTTTCCGCCGAACCTGGGCATGCGCGCCGCCTCGGCCTTGACGACCTCGGCCGGGTTGATGTCCTTCACCTTGAAGCGCGCCTTGCAGGCGATGTACATGTAGGCGCCGATCATGACGCCGCACACGGGGACGAAGGGCATGCCGTATTTCATCCACTCGAGGAAGCTGATGCCCTTTCCGAAGTCCATCAGGTATCCGGCCATGATGGCGTTTCGGCCGCCTGCCGCGGGGGAGCCCGGCCCGCCGTGGTTCGCGGCGAAGCAGATCCCGAGGAGCAGGAAGACGGCCAGGGCGCGGTCCTTTTCCACGCCGTACATCCTGCAGGTGACCTTGTAGACCCCCATCAGGACGGGGATCAGAAGGGCGACCAGGGCGTGCTCCGAGAGGAAGCTCGCGCAGACGGCGATCGTGGGCATGAAGATGAAGGCGAACGCCTTGGCGCTCTTGATCCGACTCAGGATGATCAGCCCGATGCGCTTGTCGAGACCGGTCTTGGCGACGCCGACCGCGACGACGAGGATGCCGAAGATGAAGAAGACCGCGTCGGACATGTAGGCCTTCGAGATGTCATTGATGGGGAGGATGGCGAAGAGATAGAGCAGGACGGCTACGAGGAGATCCGTGGCGCCGAGCGACAGGGCCTCCGTCGCCCAGAGAAACACGCAGACGAAAAAGATCAGCAGCATGATCTTCAACATCTGAGCGGTCTGCTCCGGCTTCATGAGCCCCTTTTCCTTGTGGGCCCCTTCTTCGCCGGATTTCTGAGCCTCAGCGCCGCCATGGGCGGCATCGGCCGCCCGCTTGGCTTCTTTGAAGGCCTCCGGGCTGAGCTTCTTGTTGACGGCATCCGTGATGCTCTGGCAGTCGGCCGGCAATTTGTACCCCGCGGGCTTCTCGGTTCCCACGAGACTGACCATGCTTTGAGGCGGGGGCAGGATGTACAAACCGACGAAAACGATCAGCGCAGCCAGAAGCAGGATCGGTTTGTATCCCGGGCGGCTGGCCCACAAGCTCTGATCGGGGTTTGAGTCCGCACTCGCTTTGACATGTGACATAGGATCCTCCTTTGGTGTGACAGCGGTATCTCTCTTGTAGGTTCATTCAGACAGCGTCTTCGGTCCGGGCCGAATCCCCTGGCTCCGAAAGCACTCACTCCCCTTCAGCGGCGTTTTCCGGGGCCGATCACCTTCCTCATCGAGGGCCTTCGAGGCCGTGCCGGTGACAGGCAGCCTTCCCTGGAGTTCTTTTCAGTGGGCCCGGCCCGATTCGAGGGGCCCGCTCAACCGGCCAAACTGAGGCGGGCGCGACGAGTTCCCGGTGGGCCACCGCCGGCCCTGGTGCCTGCAGCGGCACGTCGATGGTCAATGGTCGGCACCTATTTGGGGTCTATCAAGCTTTGTGCCAAAGGCGTGCGAACGTCGCTGAGGCCCCAAGGGGCTGAAAGGATTGGAAGGTGAAGTCACGCAGCGGAAGGCGAGGGCAGGCGTAGACCGGCTCTTTGTCGGCATTTTTTACAAGGTGTAAAAGAGAGAGGGACCCGGCCGAACGACGAAAACGGCCTGCTGATGGCCGAAGCCGAGGGCCGGGCGGCCGAGGCGGATTCTCAACCTTGTTCGGCGGGATCGGTTCGGGGTGGATTCATCCGGGCGGAGTAAGCCTCTCTGATCTTTTCGAGAAGTTCGTCCAGTTCGCAGGGCTTGGTGAGGTAGTCGAAGGCCCCCAGGTCGATCCCCTCCCTGGCGGCCTCCGCCGAACCGTGGCCCGTCAGCATGATAACGGCGAGATCCGGGTCCATCTTCTTGAAGATCTTCAGGACTTCGAGCCCGTCCATGTCTTCCATCTTCAGATCCAGCACGGCGACGTCGAAATCCTGGCCGCGCAGGGCCTGGATGGCCTCCGAGCCGCTCAAGGCCTTGGTGACTGCGATCTTGCGCTTGCCGAGGCGATTGGCAAGCACGTTCACGTAGCCCACCTCGTCGTCGATGAGCAAAAGGCGGATCCGATCTTCCCCCGCGTGTTTGTTCGTCGGCATGAATCTCTCCTGGAAAAGACCGTTTCGGGGCGACGACCGAAAACGGATGAATGGATCAGGGTGACAGCAGGATCCCCGATCCCGAGCCGGGGTGTTCCCATACTCCGTGCGGCCGAGCGAGGCTCCTTCCCTGTCTTCCTCGACGAAATCCTTCGATCAGGACCCGAAGGCGCCGCGCTGGAGGCGGGCCATCCGGGCGGGCGTCCCGAGACCGAAGGGGACGGCCCTTTCCTGGTTTCGGGCCGCTCCCTGGATTTCCCGGGGCAGGTCCTCCGAGGCCCGTTTCCACGGAGCGGGATGGACGTCGAGGTTGACGGAACCGGGCGCGGTCAATTCCCCTAGATCCGGCGGGTCGTAATCTCCTTCATCCTGGCCTCGACGATCTTCCCTTCGTGTTCTCGCTTTTTGGCTGCGGCCTCCTGGACCTTTTTGAGCAGCAGATCCATGTCGCAGGGTTTCATCAGGTAGTCGTAGGCGCCGAGCTTCATGCCCTCGATGGCCGTTTCAACGGTGGCGTGGCCGGTCAACATGATCACTTCGACCAGGGGCTGCTGCCGCTTGATCTCGCGCAGGGTGTCGATGCCGTCCATCCCCGGCATCTTGACGTCCAGGATGATGACCTCCGTCTGCGGCTTGTGTTCGAGAAGCTTCAGTGCCTCTTCGCCGCTGAAGGCCGAGTCGACCTCCAGTTCGCGCTTCGTGAGCCTCTTCGTCATGGTTTCCACGAAGGGTACCTCGTCATCGACGAGCATGATATGGGCCAAGCTCATGGTGTTCTCCTTTCTGGTTCAGTTCGAGGGTCCAGGCGATGCATCGCCGGTTGGTTTTTCGCCCGGTGCGGTATCCGTTTCAGCGGTCTTGACGGGTGCGAAGGGCAGGATGACCTTGAAGGTTGTGCCGA harbors:
- a CDS encoding AMP-binding enzyme, with translation MSRSRWIHVGDILRMNALRDPGKLGWQDKAREFTFAAWNDRACRFADGLRRLGVGYRDAFGVISFNRGEWMDIYAGCAKGGQVVVPLMFRLAAPEIEYIVNHAECRGLVVEAPFVELIDGIRDRLKIPQGAFVYLGEDPVPDGYVGYEELLAGASPEEPGRRVSGEDVWNVMYTSGTTGRPKGVVRTHESHIAHYLLSNINMGVRPTDKAMLVMPMCHVNSIQYSFPYTLVTAPVFIYNMASFDPEDLLTTIARYGITYTSLVPTHYQMILSLPEETRRGKDVSSIRQLLISSAPASKELKLAIMDYFRNAELWEAYGSTEGGLGTLLRPEDQFRKLGSIGKEIFGSDRIRLLDENRNEVPEGEVGELFYRVPCVFKEYLKDPEKTREVFEGDWFSAGDMARRDEDGYYTLVDRKANMIITGGENVYPSEVETVLKGHPAVREVAVVGVPDEKWGEAIRAVVVLREGHWPSPALAQELMDFTRGRIAGYKRPKSVDFIGEEEMPRTATGKILHRMLKKRYRGL
- a CDS encoding Transcriptional regulator, IclR family (fragment); translation: MAAETDKGFGSLEKAIRILCLFDAETRERSAQEISNSLNIPLSTTYNYLKVFLRNDILSKDENSGKFRLGWKVFKLGVLAAANVSLLEIAAPYLLSIARRTQETVVLALIDGLDLLCVDTIESIRPVKLTMKRGARLPMHAGAPGKVLLAYNERSFLDEVIQSRGLPKVNRNTITDAKALGRELEVIREQGYSQSDSEVDSGAAALAVPILDYTGRAVASVSLIGSLEAILGRHRAGLVEILKEASEGISEKLGWVRPASLIKQGPESIGK
- a CDS encoding conserved hypothetical protein (Evidence 4 : Unknown function but conserved in other organisms): MDSFRVLVVDDETDFLETLVNRLNKRQIDTTGVQSGEEALEVMKKKLFDVVILDIKMPGGMDGIQALREMRKIQPLAEVILLTGHGSVETSIEGMKLGAFDYLLKPVKLEELMLKMAQAFEKKDAHEQKIRSARIKELIRFPGRVLEQEKEK
- a CDS encoding hypothetical protein (Evidence 5 : Unknown function), coding for METSRLEMLLPGSESWSSYVILPANPDYAASSFSCGHQCTFHPEMVFLANLGVNLHVCLCGDLQVASAQTLDFLDIGQKSSFPDWKPSSTAKTFPDGD
- a CDS encoding conserved hypothetical protein (Evidence 4 : Unknown function but conserved in other organisms), translated to MKTRLYTSLQKKIIAVTLFVSFAPLILLGATIYHQFARLYRDKIAEQIRYRASAQAEAVDLFLKERTAILAAMADTHHFQEMLEQKALANIFQVMNQRAGAFVDLGVIDNAGTHRTYIGPYNLEGLNYYQQPWFGEVMRKGIYISDVYLGYRQLPHFIIAVRRQEDQNSWILRATVDPDVFGSIVRAAQVGKTGDAFILNRDGLYQTQPRLNGKILGQSGIDQAKFGGGTTLFEEIDADGRKNLYAGRWLKKDQWLLVITQEVAEEMGGLFAARNVEVLIILCGVLAIVLTTIFTTKMSIKRLKDADKRMNELNAQLVQSDKLAALGKMAAGVAHEINNPLAVILQKTGWMEDLLEEESFRDSANAEEFKNSIRKIEEHVERARKVVHNMLGYARRMEPRLEDVDVNETLRQTIALLENYARINNIEIAADFSPNLPIVASDQSQLQQVFLNLISNAIDAIGKEGRIEVKSRQLGSEIHVKVADNGPGMPEEIQKRVFDPFFTTKDTGKGTGLGLWVSYGIVEKLGGTIKLQSTVGKGSVFTVRLPVVLPEKK
- the nadC gene encoding NadC1; translation: MSHVKASADSNPDQSLWASRPGYKPILLLAALIVFVGLYILPPPQSMVSLVGTEKPAGYKLPADCQSITDAVNKKLSPEAFKEAKRAADAAHGGAEAQKSGEEGAHKEKGLMKPEQTAQMLKIMLLIFFVCVFLWATEALSLGATDLLVAVLLYLFAILPINDISKAYMSDAVFFIFGILVVAVGVAKTGLDKRIGLIILSRIKSAKAFAFIFMPTIAVCASFLSEHALVALLIPVLMGVYKVTCRMYGVEKDRALAVFLLLGICFAANHGGPGSPAAGGRNAIMAGYLMDFGKGISFLEWMKYGMPFVPVCGVMIGAYMYIACKARFKVKDINPAEVVKAEAARMPRFGGKEAIMAVILVCLVAAWIILGEHAGLGGPTMYAVIALFLARIITWDDIQEGVALDVVGLYAAATAMGAGLKFTGAGLWLANTFVDYLPKALAQGDMLAIGVSVLTGAMTNFMSDGATVAALGPIVLPMSALAGVHVWKLGLACAFSSSFANFLVVGTPNNAIAFGMGKDPETGERLLSVFDFVKYGLPVTIIAWLVLWFWSILGYWRFLDWPVLS
- a CDS encoding Response regulator receiver protein, whose protein sequence is MPTNKHAGEDRIRLLLIDDEVGYVNVLANRLGKRKIAVTKALSGSEAIQALRGQDFDVAVLDLKMEDMDGLEVLKIFKKMDPDLAVIMLTGHGSAEAAREGIDLGAFDYLTKPCELDELLEKIREAYSARMNPPRTDPAEQG
- a CDS encoding hypothetical protein (Evidence 5 : Unknown function) produces the protein MTAPGSVNLDVHPAPWKRASEDLPREIQGAARNQERAVPFGLGTPARMARLQRGAFGS
- a CDS encoding Response regulator receiver domain protein, with amino-acid sequence MSLAHIMLVDDEVPFVETMTKRLTKRELEVDSAFSGEEALKLLEHKPQTEVIILDVKMPGMDGIDTLREIKRQQPLVEVIMLTGHATVETAIEGMKLGAYDYLMKPCDMDLLLKKVQEAAAKKREHEGKIVEARMKEITTRRI